A region from the Methylocella sp. genome encodes:
- a CDS encoding alkene reductase, with product MTSDASILFSSFRLGDLDLKNRVVMAPLTRNRATKGTDSPNKLNAEYYHQRASAGLIISEASQITPEGQGYILTPGIYSEAQVEGWKKVTEAVHSEGGLIFIQLWHVGRVSHVSFQPGGSQPVAPSAITAKTQTFIESGFVDASAPRALRLDEIPRVVNDYKVAAENAKRAGFDGIEIHAANGYLIEQFLKDGANQRTDAYGGSVENRMRFALEVTDAILTVWDKSRVGIRLSPVSPFNDAIDSAPEKIYLPLVQALSKRGLAYIHVIEGATGGPRDNIPFDFNALRKAFAGAYIANNGYTRELAVEALRSNQADLIAFGKPYISNPDLVERLRDNAPFNALRQETIYGGGEEGYTDYPALDEVA from the coding sequence ATGACATCGGACGCCAGCATTCTTTTTTCATCATTTCGGCTCGGGGATCTCGATTTGAAGAATCGGGTCGTGATGGCGCCATTGACGCGCAATCGCGCGACGAAAGGCACGGACTCGCCGAATAAGCTCAACGCGGAATATTACCACCAGCGCGCGTCGGCCGGTCTCATCATTTCCGAAGCGTCGCAAATCACCCCGGAAGGCCAAGGCTACATATTAACCCCCGGCATCTACAGCGAGGCCCAGGTCGAAGGCTGGAAGAAAGTAACAGAGGCGGTTCATTCCGAGGGCGGTTTGATTTTCATTCAACTTTGGCACGTCGGGCGCGTTTCGCATGTCTCGTTCCAGCCCGGCGGAAGCCAGCCGGTCGCCCCCTCCGCCATAACCGCGAAAACTCAGACTTTCATCGAAAGCGGCTTCGTGGACGCATCGGCTCCCCGCGCACTGCGCTTGGACGAGATCCCGCGCGTCGTCAACGACTATAAAGTAGCGGCGGAAAACGCCAAGCGCGCGGGATTCGATGGAATCGAAATCCACGCCGCCAACGGATATTTGATCGAGCAGTTCCTGAAAGACGGAGCAAATCAGCGCACCGACGCCTATGGCGGATCCGTCGAAAATCGCATGCGGTTCGCGCTTGAAGTCACGGACGCGATTCTCACCGTCTGGGATAAGTCGCGGGTCGGCATCCGCCTCTCGCCCGTCAGCCCGTTCAATGACGCAATCGACAGCGCTCCGGAAAAAATCTACCTTCCGCTCGTTCAGGCGCTGAGCAAGCGCGGGCTTGCCTATATTCACGTCATCGAAGGAGCCACGGGCGGTCCTCGCGACAATATTCCTTTTGATTTCAACGCGTTGCGCAAGGCTTTCGCGGGCGCCTATATAGCCAACAATGGTTATACGCGCGAACTTGCCGTTGAGGCCTTGCGCTCAAACCAGGCCGATCTTATCGCGTTCGGCAAGCCCTACATCTCCAACCCCGACTTGGTCGAGCGTCTGCGCGACAATGCGCCGTTCAACGCGCTGCGCCAGGAAACAATCTATGGCGGCGGCGAGGAAGGCTATACGGACTATCCGGCGCTTGATGAGGTAGCCTGA
- a CDS encoding DUF2312 domain-containing protein — MTADIAETGVAGAELAQFVERVERLEEEKKGISDDIRDVYAEMKGRGFDVKVVRQIVKIRKQDHSERMEMEAILELYMAALNMK, encoded by the coding sequence ATGACGGCAGATATCGCCGAAACCGGGGTCGCCGGGGCTGAACTGGCGCAATTCGTTGAAAGGGTGGAGCGGCTCGAAGAAGAGAAAAAAGGCATCTCGGACGATATTCGCGACGTCTACGCCGAAATGAAAGGCCGCGGCTTCGATGTCAAAGTGGTGCGTCAAATCGTCAAGATCAGGAAGCAGGATCATTCCGAGCGGATGGAGATGGAGGCCATTCTCGAGCTTTATATGGCTGCTTTGAATATGAAATAA
- a CDS encoding N-formylglutamate amidohydrolase, translating into MDDAIGFSSPPKAAFDPVESIAGRLDAGLLLLCDHASNALPEFYRTLGLPQSELDRHIGYDIGAGHVTRRLAELFNAPALLTRFSRLLIDPNRGADDPTLVMQLSDGAIIPGNAGINPAEIADRLELYWRPYRAAISEKIESMLNCGPTPAILSIHSFTPTWKTRARPWEIGILWDSDPRFAAPLIAALREAGLVVGDNEPYDGALAGDTLDEEVTRRGLAGLLLEIRQDLISSKEQAFAWGERLEPIVRSVLKRPELRQPAFYKSRTGRRG; encoded by the coding sequence ATGGATGACGCAATCGGGTTTTCATCGCCGCCCAAGGCGGCGTTCGATCCCGTCGAATCGATTGCCGGGCGCCTCGATGCGGGTCTCCTATTGCTGTGCGATCACGCAAGCAATGCGCTGCCGGAGTTTTACCGCACGCTCGGCCTGCCGCAGAGCGAGCTTGACCGCCATATCGGCTACGACATTGGCGCAGGGCATGTCACGCGGCGGCTCGCCGAGCTGTTCAACGCGCCCGCCCTCCTGACCCGTTTTTCGCGTCTCCTCATTGATCCAAATCGCGGCGCGGATGATCCGACCCTGGTGATGCAGCTTTCGGACGGCGCCATTATTCCGGGCAATGCCGGGATCAATCCAGCGGAGATCGCCGACCGCCTTGAACTTTATTGGCGTCCCTATCGCGCCGCCATCTCCGAAAAAATCGAGTCCATGCTGAACTGCGGCCCGACGCCGGCGATCCTTTCCATCCATTCATTCACGCCGACGTGGAAGACGCGGGCGCGGCCTTGGGAAATTGGCATCCTCTGGGACAGCGATCCGCGTTTCGCGGCCCCTTTGATCGCGGCGCTGCGCGAGGCCGGACTGGTTGTCGGCGACAATGAGCCCTATGACGGCGCGCTTGCCGGCGACACGCTGGATGAAGAAGTGACCCGGCGGGGGCTCGCTGGCCTGCTCCTCGAGATTCGTCAGGATCTGATCAGCTCGAAAGAGCAGGCCTTCGCCTGGGGGGAGAGGCTTGAGCCAATTGTTCGCAGCGTTTTAAAGCGTCCTGAATTGCGCCAACCGGCGTTTTACAAGAGCCGGACAGGACGGCGCGGTTGA
- a CDS encoding DUF1036 domain-containing protein, translating into MLTAALAPVTPAWADFRLCNTTTGRVSVSLAYTDGETWVSEGWWNLKPSICETLVRGPLAAEFYYVYAMDERGGEWKGKAFMCTRDREFRILGREDCYVRGFDRTGFFEVDTGKDAKNWTVQLTDPPQVRPNP; encoded by the coding sequence ATGTTGACTGCGGCTTTGGCCCCGGTGACGCCTGCTTGGGCTGATTTTCGTCTTTGCAACACAACAACGGGGCGCGTCAGCGTTTCTCTGGCCTATACGGACGGCGAGACGTGGGTTAGCGAGGGCTGGTGGAATTTGAAACCCAGCATTTGCGAAACTCTTGTGCGCGGGCCTCTGGCGGCGGAATTTTATTATGTTTATGCGATGGACGAGCGCGGCGGCGAATGGAAGGGCAAGGCTTTCATGTGTACGCGCGACCGTGAATTCCGTATCCTCGGACGTGAGGATTGCTATGTTCGCGGGTTCGACCGGACCGGATTTTTCGAAGTAGATACGGGCAAAGACGCGAAGAACTGGACGGTTCAGTTGACCGATCCGCCGCAAGTCCGACCAAATCCCTGA
- the pyk gene encoding pyruvate kinase — translation MRRLRRCKIIATIGPASANKATLSALFNAGADVFRINMSHASHDAMRDQVRMIREVQSEFGRPIGILLDLQGPKLRIGAFKDRAIKLAKGAAFTFDSNPALGDQNRVCLPHPEILRALRPGHTLLIDDGKVRLHVTVADETHAVAIVDVAGEISNRKGVSLPDTEIPVSPMTEKDRADLEAGLEAGVDWVAVSFVQRPEDVVEVKKLTRGRAWVMSKIEKPQAITKLDEIVEISDGLMVARGDLGVEMPLEKVPGLQKRISRTARRLGKPVVVATQMLESMISAPVPTRAEVSDVATAVFEGADAVMLSAESAAGQYPVEAVATMNKIAEEVESDAYYRGIINAQRATPEATGADAVAVAARNVAETLDLKAIVAWTSSGSTALRISRERPTAPILALTPNPETAGRLALAWGVHAVVTKDAHDIDDMAVRAGKFAAREGFAKVGERIIIVAGVPFGTPGATNMVRIAFIESPQT, via the coding sequence ATGCGGCGGCTGCGACGGTGCAAGATCATTGCGACGATAGGACCGGCTTCGGCGAACAAGGCGACGCTCTCAGCATTGTTCAATGCGGGCGCCGACGTGTTTCGCATCAATATGAGCCATGCCTCGCATGATGCGATGCGCGATCAGGTGCGGATGATCCGGGAGGTACAAAGCGAATTTGGCCGCCCCATCGGCATTCTGCTCGATTTGCAGGGGCCAAAGCTGCGCATCGGCGCATTCAAGGATCGCGCGATCAAACTGGCCAAGGGCGCTGCGTTCACGTTCGACTCCAATCCGGCGCTGGGCGACCAGAACCGGGTGTGTCTCCCCCACCCCGAAATTTTGCGGGCTTTGCGGCCCGGCCATACGCTGCTCATCGATGACGGCAAAGTGCGCCTTCATGTCACTGTCGCCGACGAGACTCATGCCGTCGCCATTGTCGATGTCGCCGGCGAAATTTCCAATCGCAAAGGCGTCAGCCTGCCGGATACCGAAATTCCCGTCTCGCCGATGACGGAGAAGGATCGCGCCGATCTTGAGGCTGGCCTTGAGGCCGGCGTCGATTGGGTCGCAGTCTCTTTCGTGCAACGGCCGGAAGATGTCGTTGAAGTCAAAAAGCTGACTCGCGGCCGCGCCTGGGTGATGTCGAAGATCGAGAAACCGCAGGCGATCACGAAGCTGGACGAGATCGTCGAGATCTCGGACGGCTTGATGGTCGCGCGCGGCGATCTTGGCGTTGAAATGCCGCTCGAAAAAGTGCCTGGATTGCAAAAGCGCATCAGCCGCACCGCGCGCCGTCTCGGCAAGCCGGTCGTCGTCGCGACGCAAATGCTTGAATCGATGATAAGCGCGCCGGTCCCGACGCGCGCCGAAGTGTCGGATGTCGCCACCGCAGTCTTTGAAGGCGCCGACGCCGTGATGCTGTCGGCGGAAAGCGCCGCCGGGCAATATCCAGTCGAGGCCGTTGCGACGATGAACAAGATCGCCGAGGAGGTCGAGAGCGACGCTTATTATCGCGGCATCATCAATGCGCAGCGGGCGACGCCCGAAGCCACCGGAGCCGACGCCGTCGCCGTCGCCGCGCGCAATGTCGCCGAAACGCTTGATCTGAAGGCGATAGTCGCCTGGACGTCTTCCGGTTCGACCGCTCTTCGCATCTCCCGCGAGCGGCCGACGGCCCCCATTCTCGCTTTGACGCCAAACCCTGAAACGGCGGGGCGCCTCGCTCTCGCCTGGGGCGTCCACGCCGTCGTGACCAAGGACGCGCACGACATCGACGACATGGCGGTGCGCGCGGGCAAATTCGCAGCGCGCGAAGGCTTCGCTAAAGTCGGCGAACGCATCATCATCGTCGCGGGCGTCCCTTTCGGCACACCGGGCGCGACGAACATGGTCCGCATCGCATTTATCGAAAGCCCGCAGACTTAA
- a CDS encoding PBP1A family penicillin-binding protein — protein sequence MAKRTTAERREPHFESARERANVKASPQRKAASLRRPGKRRRSLLVTSLSWFFTILVWATVAGAGLIAFYATKLPPIDQLAVPKRPPNIAILADNGALLANRGDTGGAAVRIADLPPYLPKAFVAIEDRRFYSHWGIDPLGILRAVTRNAAGGAVQGGSTLTQQLAKNLFLTQERTVSRKIQEAILALWLEHTYSKNQILELYLNRVYFGSGAYGVEAAAQKYFGHGARSVTLPEAAVLAGLMKAPTKLAPNRNPTGAAERAAQVIDATEQEGFITDAMAKLALAHPAQAVHDQGAGSANYAADYVMDVLDDTIGAIDQDIVVSTTISAALQADAEKSLTEELDQKGAKYGVAQGALVSIDPDGAIKALVGGRNYADSQFDRAVSAKRQPGSAFKPFVYLAAIEKGLTPATVRDDAPINVRGWQPENYSHDYFGPVTLTKALSLSLNTVAVRLGVEVGPKTVIKVAHRLGIVSELTPNASIALGTSEVSPLELVTAYAPFANGGIGVPPQIIARVKTATGKLLYQRKGGSNGRVIDPTYLAMMNTMMQETLLTGTARKGELPGWQAAGKTGTSQDWRDAWFVGYTSHLVTGVWLGNDDSSPTKKASGGTLPVEIWSRFMRGAHQGIPPQPLPGGLWQAAPAIASGWPSWPGQAQGQAQAPMAEATVTSHPVAQSDPAFASQGSQAPYPAQANNRGGGLTPPGLIPSAGDQAQRPPQPQRERNFFDSLFGG from the coding sequence ATGGCGAAGCGCACGACGGCCGAACGCCGCGAACCGCATTTTGAGTCCGCTCGGGAAAGGGCCAACGTGAAAGCAAGCCCGCAGCGCAAAGCCGCCAGCCTGCGCCGACCGGGCAAACGCCGCCGCTCCCTGCTGGTGACGTCGCTGTCGTGGTTTTTCACGATTCTTGTCTGGGCGACGGTCGCGGGGGCGGGGCTTATCGCTTTCTATGCGACGAAATTACCGCCGATCGATCAACTCGCCGTGCCGAAACGGCCGCCGAATATCGCCATTCTGGCCGACAACGGGGCGTTGCTCGCCAATCGCGGCGATACGGGGGGCGCGGCCGTCCGCATCGCCGATCTGCCGCCCTATCTGCCCAAAGCGTTCGTCGCGATCGAAGATCGCCGATTCTATTCGCATTGGGGCATTGATCCGCTCGGCATTTTGCGGGCCGTAACGCGCAACGCGGCAGGCGGCGCCGTGCAAGGCGGCTCGACTTTGACGCAACAGCTCGCCAAAAATCTCTTTCTGACGCAGGAGCGGACGGTTTCACGCAAGATCCAGGAAGCCATTTTGGCGCTCTGGCTCGAGCACACCTATTCAAAAAATCAGATTTTGGAGCTCTATCTCAATCGCGTTTATTTCGGCTCCGGCGCCTATGGCGTTGAAGCGGCGGCGCAAAAATACTTCGGCCATGGCGCGCGCAGCGTCACCTTGCCCGAGGCCGCAGTCCTCGCTGGCTTGATGAAAGCGCCAACGAAACTCGCGCCGAACCGCAATCCGACCGGCGCTGCGGAGCGCGCGGCGCAGGTCATCGACGCAACGGAGCAGGAGGGTTTCATCACCGACGCGATGGCCAAGCTGGCTCTCGCCCATCCAGCGCAAGCCGTGCATGATCAAGGGGCGGGCTCGGCCAACTACGCCGCAGATTACGTGATGGACGTGCTCGACGATACGATCGGCGCCATCGACCAGGATATTGTTGTTTCGACAACCATCAGCGCGGCGCTGCAGGCGGACGCGGAAAAATCCCTGACCGAAGAGCTCGATCAGAAGGGGGCCAAATATGGCGTCGCCCAGGGCGCGCTGGTGTCGATTGATCCCGATGGCGCGATCAAGGCGCTGGTTGGCGGACGCAATTACGCCGATAGCCAATTCGATCGCGCGGTGTCCGCCAAGCGCCAGCCGGGCTCGGCTTTTAAGCCTTTCGTCTATCTTGCCGCGATCGAAAAGGGGCTGACGCCCGCGACGGTGCGCGATGACGCCCCAATCAATGTGAGGGGCTGGCAACCGGAAAACTATTCGCACGATTATTTTGGGCCGGTGACCTTGACCAAGGCGCTCTCGCTGTCGCTCAACACCGTAGCGGTGCGGCTCGGCGTCGAAGTCGGACCCAAAACCGTGATCAAGGTCGCGCATCGGCTGGGCATCGTCTCGGAGCTGACGCCGAACGCTTCCATCGCGCTTGGCACCTCGGAGGTTTCTCCCCTTGAACTCGTGACCGCCTATGCGCCCTTCGCCAATGGCGGCATCGGCGTTCCGCCGCAGATCATTGCGAGGGTCAAGACCGCGACCGGCAAACTGCTGTATCAGCGCAAGGGCGGCAGCAATGGACGGGTCATCGATCCGACTTATCTCGCGATGATGAACACGATGATGCAGGAGACCTTGCTGACCGGCACCGCGCGCAAGGGCGAACTGCCCGGCTGGCAGGCGGCCGGCAAGACCGGCACCAGTCAGGATTGGCGCGACGCCTGGTTTGTCGGCTATACGAGCCATCTCGTGACCGGCGTATGGCTCGGCAACGACGATAGTTCGCCGACGAAAAAGGCCTCCGGCGGCACGCTCCCCGTTGAAATCTGGTCGCGATTCATGCGCGGCGCGCATCAAGGCATCCCGCCGCAACCGCTCCCCGGCGGCCTGTGGCAGGCGGCGCCCGCCATCGCCTCCGGTTGGCCGAGCTGGCCCGGGCAAGCGCAAGGACAAGCGCAGGCGCCAATGGCGGAGGCCACTGTGACATCCCACCCCGTGGCGCAGTCCGATCCGGCATTTGCGTCACAGGGGAGTCAGGCGCCCTATCCCGCGCAAGCGAACAATCGCGGCGGCGGGCTGACGCCCCCAGGCCTCATTCCCAGCGCGGGAGATCAGGCGCAACGGCCGCCGCAGCCGCAACGCGAGCGCAATTTCTTTGACTCGCTCTTTGGCGGATAG